A region of Actinomycetota bacterium DNA encodes the following proteins:
- the cpaB gene encoding Flp pilus assembly protein CpaB, translating into MKSRSLIVALAVLLAVGATAAVFLYVNNVREDARTGGELTPVIVSTVDIAAGTQLDELISADGFVQQDVPTDAVVSGAVTSLDELQGRTAEQAILANEQIALGRLSDTGSDVPGGTLGLREDYQALSVKLTPEQFVGRALRGGDRVSFYAFLGGLALADLSLEDLARGKAPGESGGGSIEPATVMVVPDARVLAVTQAPTETDPAAADEGDVQEEQIVTLELTPEDAMRLITSQNTGSVWLGLIRPGDEVTKVKPVGIAQVVGR; encoded by the coding sequence ATGAAGTCACGGAGCCTGATCGTGGCGCTCGCCGTATTGCTGGCCGTCGGGGCCACGGCGGCCGTCTTCCTCTACGTCAACAACGTCCGTGAGGACGCCCGCACGGGTGGCGAGCTCACGCCCGTGATCGTGTCCACGGTCGACATCGCGGCCGGGACTCAGCTCGACGAGCTGATCTCGGCGGACGGGTTCGTGCAGCAGGACGTGCCGACCGACGCGGTCGTGTCGGGCGCCGTCACGAGCCTGGACGAGCTCCAGGGTCGCACGGCCGAGCAGGCGATCCTCGCGAACGAGCAGATCGCCTTGGGGCGCTTGTCGGACACCGGCTCGGACGTTCCCGGCGGCACGCTCGGTCTGCGCGAGGACTACCAGGCGCTCTCGGTCAAGCTCACGCCCGAGCAGTTCGTCGGGCGTGCTCTGCGCGGGGGCGACCGAGTGTCGTTCTACGCGTTCCTCGGTGGTCTCGCGCTCGCCGACCTCAGCCTGGAGGATCTCGCTCGCGGGAAGGCGCCGGGCGAGTCGGGCGGCGGCTCCATCGAGCCCGCCACCGTGATGGTTGTGCCCGACGCGCGGGTGCTCGCCGTGACCCAGGCACCCACCGAAACGGATCCCGCCGCGGCGGACGAGGGCGACGTGCAGGAGGAACAGATCGTGACCCTCGAACTGACGCCCGAGGACGCCATGCGTTTGATCACCTCGCAGAACACCGGAAGCGTGTGGCTCGGCCTGATCCGTCCGGGCGATGAGGTCACGAAGGTGAAGCCCGTCGGTATCGCCCAGGTGGTCGGTCGGTGA